A single genomic interval of Phycisphaerae bacterium harbors:
- a CDS encoding heavy metal translocating P-type ATPase, whose protein sequence is MVADFRRRFWVSLVLTVPVLILDPMIQELLGLRETLHFPGDSYLQWVLATIIFIYGGRPFLEGLRDELGDRSPGMMTLIGLAISVAYLYSSAVVFGLTGKTLFWELATLIDVMLLGHWIEMKSVMGASKALESLVQLMPSEAHRVTESGGTVDVPIAELKPGDRVVVKPGEKVPIDGQIVEGRTSINEAMLTGESRPIEKAEGDQAIGGSVNGEAAFTMEVQKTGDQTYLAQVIEMVRKAQESRSRTQDIANRAALWLTIIALSVGGATLVVWLALGAAFEFSLERMVTVMVITCPHALGLAVPLVVAVSTAISAGSGLLIRDRSAFERARDVDAILFDKTGTLTEGRFGVSDVIPLADQDERELLRLAAGLESQSEHPIAQGIVDGARERNVEFPAPREFRAIPGRGARAIVDNRDVKVVSPGYLKDNDLTADDAKVGAMAAEGKTVVYVLVEDRVVGAIGLADIIRPESREALGRLKAMGIQTMMVTGDAEAVARWVARELGLDDYFAEVLPDKKAEKVREVQQRGLVVAMVGDGVNDAPALTASDVGIAIGAGTDVAIQSADIVLVRSDPRDATAMMKLARATYRKMVQNLLWATGYNVVAIPLAAGVLYSLGIVLSPAAGAALMALSTVIVAINARFLHVEREGERAA, encoded by the coding sequence TGCGGGATGAACTGGGCGATCGGAGCCCGGGCATGATGACGCTGATCGGCCTGGCGATCAGCGTCGCCTACCTCTACAGTTCGGCGGTGGTCTTCGGCCTGACCGGCAAGACCTTGTTCTGGGAACTGGCCACGCTGATCGACGTGATGCTTCTGGGGCACTGGATCGAGATGAAGTCGGTCATGGGGGCCTCGAAGGCTCTCGAGTCGCTGGTGCAACTGATGCCGTCGGAAGCCCACCGGGTCACCGAGTCGGGCGGCACGGTGGACGTGCCGATCGCTGAACTGAAGCCCGGCGACCGCGTGGTGGTCAAGCCGGGCGAGAAGGTCCCGATCGACGGGCAGATCGTTGAGGGCCGCACGAGCATCAACGAAGCCATGCTGACCGGCGAGAGCCGCCCGATCGAGAAGGCCGAGGGCGACCAGGCCATCGGCGGGTCGGTCAACGGCGAAGCCGCCTTCACCATGGAGGTTCAGAAGACCGGTGATCAGACGTACCTGGCCCAGGTGATCGAGATGGTTCGCAAGGCCCAGGAGTCCCGCTCGCGCACCCAGGATATCGCCAACCGAGCGGCGCTGTGGCTGACGATTATCGCCTTGAGCGTCGGTGGGGCGACACTGGTGGTCTGGCTGGCGTTGGGGGCGGCGTTTGAGTTTTCGCTGGAGCGGATGGTGACGGTGATGGTGATCACGTGTCCGCATGCCTTGGGCCTGGCTGTGCCGCTGGTGGTGGCAGTCTCGACGGCCATCTCCGCCGGCAGCGGGCTGCTGATCCGCGACCGCAGCGCCTTTGAGCGGGCCCGCGACGTGGACGCCATCCTGTTCGACAAGACCGGCACGCTGACCGAAGGGCGGTTTGGCGTCTCCGACGTGATTCCGCTGGCGGATCAGGACGAGCGGGAGCTTCTGCGGCTGGCGGCCGGCCTGGAGAGTCAGTCGGAACATCCGATCGCCCAAGGCATCGTTGACGGGGCCAGGGAGCGGAACGTTGAGTTCCCAGCGCCGCGGGAATTCAGAGCCATTCCCGGCCGTGGCGCTCGGGCGATTGTGGACAATCGGGACGTCAAGGTGGTCAGCCCCGGATATCTGAAGGACAACGATCTGACCGCTGACGATGCGAAGGTTGGAGCGATGGCGGCGGAGGGCAAGACGGTAGTCTACGTGCTGGTCGAGGACCGGGTGGTCGGGGCGATCGGCCTGGCCGACATCATTCGGCCCGAGTCGCGCGAGGCCCTCGGGCGGCTCAAGGCGATGGGCATTCAGACGATGATGGTCACCGGCGACGCGGAGGCGGTCGCCAGGTGGGTGGCCCGGGAACTGGGCTTGGACGACTATTTCGCGGAGGTGTTGCCGGACAAGAAAGCTGAGAAGGTCCGCGAGGTCCAGCAGCGCGGGCTGGTGGTGGCGATGGTCGGCGACGGCGTCAACGACGCTCCGGCCCTGACCGCCTCCGACGTGGGCATTGCGATCGGGGCGGGAACCGACGTGGCCATCCAGTCGGCCGACATCGTTCTGGTTCGCAGCGACCCGCGAGACGCGACGGCGATGATGAAACTGGCGCGGGCGACCTATCGGAAGATGGTCCAGAACCTCTTGTGGGCCACCGGCTACAACGTGGTCGCCATTCCGCTGGCGGCCGGCGTTCTGTACTCGCTGGGCATTGTGTTGAGTCCGGCGGCCGGGGCGGCCCTGATGGCCCTCTCGACGGTGATCGTGGCGATCAACGCGCGGTTCCTTCACGTCGAACGGGAAGGCGAACGGGCTGCATGA
- a CDS encoding DUF883 family protein, whose amino-acid sequence MIQDAVKSKELQAIKDDIDSLRSDLRSLMKTAKGEGRGRLEDIRDRLMEASRDLEARAEEQLRQAMGVARERGEEAVERSREEISKRPLTMVLSSMAIGLVLGALLRRS is encoded by the coding sequence ATGATTCAGGATGCCGTCAAGTCGAAAGAGCTGCAGGCCATCAAGGATGACATTGATTCGCTGCGGTCGGATCTGCGGTCGTTGATGAAGACGGCCAAGGGCGAGGGCCGCGGGCGTCTCGAGGACATTCGCGACCGTCTGATGGAGGCGTCACGGGACCTGGAGGCCCGCGCCGAGGAGCAGTTGCGCCAGGCGATGGGCGTGGCCCGCGAGCGGGGCGAGGAGGCGGTCGAGCGGAGCCGCGAGGAGATCAGCAAACGCCCGCTGACGATGGTGCTGTCCTCGATGGCGATCGGGTTGGTGCTCGGGGCGCTGCTGCGACGGAGTTGA